Proteins encoded together in one Phycisphaerae bacterium window:
- a CDS encoding GNAT family N-acetyltransferase, whose protein sequence is MSSKWREVHANKIVPAAEAVHKIRAGDRVFIGSACGEPQELVRAMAQYGDHLADTEVVHVLTLGVAPYAQAKYAGNFRPNAFFIGSSVRDAVNEARADYTPIFLSQVPGLIRSRRLPIDVALVCVSPPDDYGNCSLGVSVDITKAAVETAKIVIAQVNKYMPRAHGNCFLNVRQIHHLVEHDEPLLEWPVVADATDDVTRRIATHLTRLITDGATLQLGIGRIPDAVAAQLTDKNDLGIHTEMFSDGVLKLARAGVITGRYKTINPGKIVGSFAAGSRELFEFMHDNPQIEMHPSDYTNHPVVISSHENMVAINAALEVDLTGQVVADSLGQLLYSGIGGHADFIRGAALAKNGKPIIAMPSTADTPQGLKSRIVATLQEGAGVITTRGDTHYIVTEYGVAFLHGKTLRERAMSLISIAHPDFRSELLHAAKRRRIVYPNQIMPPVQAPYPAQYEETYTTRTGEKIFVRPIRPDDEPMMREMFYNFSEQTKYLRYHAALKSMPHNKMQVFCTIDYDTEMAIVGLYGQPGAEEVVGVARYMTDPERLVAEVAFTVQDNWQRKGLGTYFFERLLHIARERGIRTFHAYVLVENSGMLKIFHRSGLVVETQTEGDVVRVTMNIPKEAAAK, encoded by the coding sequence ATGTCCAGCAAATGGCGTGAAGTACACGCAAACAAGATCGTTCCCGCCGCCGAAGCCGTCCACAAAATCCGCGCCGGCGACCGCGTGTTCATCGGCTCCGCCTGCGGCGAACCGCAGGAACTGGTGCGGGCCATGGCCCAGTACGGCGACCACCTGGCCGACACCGAAGTCGTGCACGTCCTCACGCTCGGCGTGGCCCCGTATGCCCAGGCCAAGTACGCCGGCAATTTCCGCCCGAACGCGTTTTTCATCGGCAGCAGCGTTCGTGATGCCGTCAACGAGGCCCGCGCCGACTACACCCCGATCTTCCTGTCCCAGGTGCCCGGACTGATCCGCTCGCGGCGTTTGCCGATCGACGTGGCGCTGGTGTGCGTCAGCCCGCCGGACGACTACGGCAACTGCAGCCTCGGCGTGTCCGTGGACATCACGAAGGCCGCCGTCGAGACGGCCAAGATCGTCATCGCGCAGGTGAACAAGTACATGCCGCGCGCCCACGGCAACTGCTTCCTGAACGTGCGGCAGATCCACCATCTCGTCGAACACGACGAGCCGCTGCTGGAATGGCCGGTGGTCGCCGACGCGACCGACGACGTCACGCGCCGCATCGCCACCCACCTCACCCGCCTGATCACGGATGGCGCCACGCTGCAGCTTGGGATCGGCCGCATCCCTGACGCCGTTGCCGCGCAGCTCACCGACAAGAACGACCTCGGCATCCACACCGAGATGTTCTCGGATGGCGTGCTCAAGCTGGCCCGGGCCGGCGTCATCACCGGCCGCTACAAGACGATCAACCCCGGCAAGATCGTGGGCAGCTTCGCGGCCGGCAGCCGCGAGCTGTTCGAGTTCATGCACGACAACCCGCAGATCGAGATGCACCCGTCCGACTACACCAACCATCCCGTGGTGATCAGCAGCCACGAGAACATGGTGGCGATCAACGCCGCCCTCGAAGTCGATCTGACCGGCCAGGTGGTCGCCGATTCGCTCGGCCAGCTCCTCTATAGCGGCATCGGCGGGCACGCCGACTTCATCCGCGGCGCGGCTCTCGCCAAGAACGGCAAGCCGATCATCGCCATGCCCAGCACAGCCGACACGCCGCAGGGGCTGAAGTCGCGGATCGTGGCCACGCTGCAGGAGGGCGCCGGCGTCATCACCACGCGCGGCGACACGCACTACATCGTGACGGAATACGGCGTCGCCTTCCTGCACGGCAAGACGCTCCGCGAGCGGGCGATGTCGCTGATCAGCATCGCGCATCCGGACTTCCGCTCCGAGCTGCTGCACGCGGCCAAGCGCCGCCGCATCGTCTACCCCAACCAGATCATGCCGCCGGTCCAGGCACCGTACCCCGCGCAGTACGAAGAGACGTACACGACGCGCACCGGCGAGAAGATCTTCGTCCGCCCGATCCGGCCGGATGACGAGCCGATGATGCGCGAAATGTTCTACAATTTCAGCGAGCAGACGAAGTACCTGCGTTACCACGCGGCCCTGAAATCGATGCCGCACAACAAGATGCAGGTGTTCTGCACGATCGACTACGACACGGAAATGGCCATCGTGGGGCTTTACGGCCAGCCGGGCGCCGAGGAAGTCGTCGGCGTCGCGCGCTACATGACCGACCCCGAGCGCCTCGTCGCCGAAGTCGCCTTCACCGTCCAGGACAACTGGCAGCGCAAGGGCCTCGGGACGTACTTCTTCGAGCGCCTGCTGCACATCGCCCGCGAGCGCGGCATCCGCACATTCCACGCCTACGTGCTGGTCGAGAACAGCGGGATGCTCAAGATTTTCCATCGTTCCGGCCTGGTCGTGGAAACACAGACCGAGGGCGACGTCGTCCGCGTGACCATGAATATCCCGAAAGAGGCTGCGGCGAAGTAA
- a CDS encoding acetate--CoA ligase family protein produces the protein MSQTAVTAAAPPAGACDLEPLFAPHSIAVVGASRTPGSVGNAIISNLVFGGYTGVVYPVNPKAKSILGNRCVPSIPAIDEPVDLAVLVIPAQHVQGVVEACADKGTRHFVVISAGFKEVGGEGIKREQDLKALATERGLTIVGPNCLGIINTAPTVAMNATFARGMPEAGPFGLISQSGALCTALLDYAKGVGIGFSRFVSFGNKVAVSENDLLLALAADPLTKAILMYVEELSHGQNFIETCHKITHGSNPKPIIAIKTGRTQEGAAAAASHTGSLAGRDEVYDAVLAQAGVRRVDSVKELFDCAEVFVDPVLPHGRRTAVVTNAGGPGIMATDACIRNGMTLTKFQEYTLKSLRYQLPPTSSLKNPVDVIGDAKHDRYRAALDAVSADEGVDQLMVIVTPQTMTDVTAIADVIRETKSFCGKPIVGCLMGLVDVSAGVQLLRKHGVPAYAFPEDAMKAMAAKCRFAEWTRQPSLAYKTFEVDRQAVAGLLDEELAAGRSTLVELKALEVFRHYGFPIVPYKLATTADEAAEAAAKIGFPVVLKISGPRILHKTDVGGVRLNLTDEAGVRTAFDEMITSVRAKMGADVEVWGVLVQKMLPKGKEIILGMSRDPRMGPLLMFGLGGIYTEALKDVSFRLAPLRENVALEMIMDIRAHKLLRGFRGEPPADMPAIAECLLRLSQLVTDQDRIKELDINPLIVYASGQGAMVADARLILAENK, from the coding sequence ATGAGCCAGACTGCCGTTACCGCCGCCGCTCCGCCAGCCGGGGCGTGTGACCTCGAACCCCTGTTCGCCCCGCACTCGATCGCCGTCGTGGGCGCGTCGCGTACGCCCGGCTCGGTCGGGAACGCCATTATCTCGAACCTCGTGTTCGGGGGTTACACCGGCGTGGTCTACCCCGTGAACCCGAAGGCCAAGTCGATCCTCGGCAACCGTTGCGTGCCGAGCATCCCGGCCATCGACGAGCCGGTCGATCTCGCGGTCCTGGTGATCCCGGCGCAACACGTGCAGGGCGTGGTCGAGGCCTGCGCCGACAAGGGCACCCGGCACTTCGTCGTGATCTCGGCCGGGTTCAAGGAGGTCGGCGGCGAGGGCATCAAACGCGAGCAGGACCTGAAGGCCCTGGCGACCGAGCGCGGCCTGACCATCGTCGGCCCCAACTGCCTGGGCATCATCAACACCGCGCCCACGGTCGCCATGAACGCCACGTTCGCCCGCGGCATGCCCGAGGCCGGCCCGTTCGGGCTTATCTCGCAGAGCGGCGCACTCTGCACCGCCCTGCTCGACTATGCCAAGGGCGTGGGCATCGGCTTCTCGCGCTTTGTCAGCTTCGGCAACAAGGTCGCGGTCAGTGAGAACGACCTGCTGCTCGCACTCGCGGCCGACCCGCTCACCAAGGCCATCCTCATGTACGTCGAGGAGCTCTCGCACGGGCAGAACTTCATCGAGACCTGCCACAAGATCACGCACGGCTCCAACCCGAAGCCGATCATCGCCATCAAGACCGGCCGCACGCAAGAAGGCGCCGCCGCCGCCGCCTCGCACACCGGCTCGCTCGCCGGGCGCGACGAGGTCTACGACGCGGTGCTGGCCCAGGCCGGCGTGCGGCGCGTGGACTCGGTCAAGGAGCTGTTCGACTGCGCCGAGGTCTTCGTCGACCCGGTGTTGCCGCATGGCCGCCGGACCGCGGTCGTCACCAACGCCGGCGGCCCCGGCATCATGGCAACCGACGCGTGCATCCGGAACGGTATGACACTCACGAAGTTCCAGGAATACACGCTGAAATCGCTGCGCTACCAGCTCCCGCCGACCAGCAGTCTCAAGAACCCGGTGGACGTGATCGGCGATGCCAAGCACGACCGTTACCGCGCGGCCCTCGACGCCGTGTCGGCCGACGAAGGCGTGGACCAGCTCATGGTCATCGTCACGCCGCAGACCATGACCGACGTCACGGCCATCGCCGACGTGATCCGCGAGACCAAGTCCTTCTGCGGCAAGCCGATCGTCGGCTGCCTCATGGGCCTCGTCGATGTTTCCGCCGGCGTGCAACTGCTCCGCAAGCACGGCGTGCCGGCGTACGCGTTCCCGGAGGACGCGATGAAGGCGATGGCCGCCAAGTGCCGTTTCGCCGAGTGGACGCGGCAGCCGTCGCTGGCGTACAAGACCTTCGAGGTCGATCGCCAGGCGGTCGCCGGGCTGCTGGATGAAGAGCTGGCGGCCGGCCGCAGTACGCTGGTCGAGTTGAAGGCCCTGGAGGTCTTCCGGCACTACGGCTTTCCGATCGTGCCGTACAAGCTCGCGACCACCGCCGACGAGGCCGCCGAGGCCGCGGCCAAGATCGGCTTCCCGGTGGTGCTGAAGATCTCCGGCCCCAGGATCCTGCACAAGACGGACGTGGGGGGCGTGCGGCTGAATCTGACGGACGAGGCCGGCGTGCGGACAGCGTTTGACGAGATGATCACATCGGTCCGCGCGAAGATGGGCGCGGACGTCGAGGTCTGGGGTGTGCTCGTCCAGAAGATGCTGCCGAAGGGCAAGGAAATCATCCTCGGCATGTCGCGCGACCCGCGCATGGGCCCGCTGCTCATGTTCGGCCTGGGCGGCATCTACACCGAGGCGCTGAAGGACGTCTCGTTCCGCCTGGCGCCGCTGCGCGAGAACGTGGCGCTCGAGATGATCATGGACATCCGCGCCCACAAGCTGCTGCGCGGCTTCCGCGGCGAGCCGCCGGCCGACATGCCGGCCATCGCCGAGTGTCTGCTGCGCCTTTCGCAACTCGTCACCGACCAAGACCGGATCAAGGAACTCGACATCAACCCGCTGATCGTCTATGCCAGTGGCCAGGGCGCCATGGTCGCCGACGCGCGGCTGATCCTCGCAGAGAACAAGTAA
- a CDS encoding COX15/CtaA family protein, translated as MTAQTAREDSGSVLALGFGTTVAMWALGYFCRLFGDALPAPALFGLFLLCQLAGGFFAGRLARNGLRTGVLAGLLTGALNLLIVGSLISGETPNAVKHGALMWVPGTVLIAAILGGAGALAGRSFYRAERTPSDWPGVFAAVAVAATFVLLAAGGLVTGFDEGLAVVDWPNTEGYNMFLYPLARMTGGVYLEHAHRLLGSLVGLTTLVLAIHTQVTARDRRIKLLAWTALLLVVIQGMLGGLRVTGRLTLSTQPADTSPSVILAIVHGVFGQIVFVALVALAVCRARAWSVPVTPAYAPAASTDRTFTALLLITLIGQLVLGALVRHFTWALDILRYGLAVDPARLADIGQWALHAHITLAVVVALLAVAVGVRAWGLYRTIPVLNRLGHGLLLLIGVQIVLGIAALIVTGDDAPQRRPRALDVAITTAHQVVGAALLALAVMLLLWNYRRLTTRAAA; from the coding sequence GTGACGGCACAGACGGCGCGAGAAGACAGCGGCAGCGTGCTGGCGCTGGGGTTCGGAACGACGGTCGCCATGTGGGCGCTGGGCTATTTCTGCCGCCTTTTCGGCGACGCGCTGCCCGCCCCCGCGCTCTTCGGTCTGTTTCTGCTGTGCCAGCTCGCGGGCGGGTTCTTCGCCGGACGCCTGGCGCGCAACGGCCTGCGCACGGGCGTGCTGGCCGGGCTGCTGACCGGCGCGCTGAACCTGCTCATCGTCGGCAGCCTGATCAGCGGAGAGACGCCCAACGCCGTCAAGCACGGCGCCCTGATGTGGGTACCCGGCACGGTGCTGATCGCCGCGATTCTCGGCGGCGCCGGCGCCCTCGCCGGCCGCTCGTTCTATCGGGCCGAGCGCACCCCGTCGGACTGGCCGGGCGTATTCGCCGCGGTCGCCGTGGCGGCGACGTTCGTGTTGCTCGCGGCGGGCGGGCTGGTGACCGGCTTCGACGAAGGGCTCGCGGTCGTCGACTGGCCCAACACCGAAGGCTACAACATGTTCCTCTATCCGCTGGCGCGCATGACCGGCGGGGTTTATCTGGAGCACGCCCATCGGCTGCTGGGCTCGCTGGTTGGCCTGACGACGCTCGTTTTGGCCATCCACACGCAAGTGACCGCACGGGACCGGCGCATCAAACTGCTGGCCTGGACCGCCCTGCTGCTGGTGGTCATCCAAGGTATGCTCGGCGGTCTGCGCGTCACCGGCCGGCTCACTCTGAGCACGCAGCCCGCCGACACCAGCCCGAGCGTCATCCTCGCGATCGTGCATGGCGTCTTCGGGCAGATCGTGTTCGTGGCGCTCGTCGCCCTGGCGGTGTGTCGCGCGCGCGCCTGGTCCGTGCCGGTCACGCCCGCGTACGCCCCGGCCGCCAGCACCGATCGGACGTTCACCGCATTGCTGCTGATCACGCTGATCGGCCAGCTCGTGCTCGGCGCACTCGTGCGGCACTTCACCTGGGCACTGGACATCCTGCGCTATGGTCTCGCCGTGGACCCCGCGCGCCTGGCGGACATCGGGCAGTGGGCGCTCCACGCGCACATCACGTTGGCCGTCGTCGTCGCGCTGCTCGCGGTCGCCGTCGGCGTGCGCGCGTGGGGTTTGTACCGGACGATCCCGGTACTGAATCGCCTGGGACACGGGCTCCTGCTGCTCATCGGCGTGCAGATCGTGCTGGGCATCGCCGCGCTGATCGTCACCGGCGACGATGCGCCCCAGCGACGTCCGCGGGCCCTCGACGTGGCCATCACCACCGCGCACCAGGTGGTGGGTGCCGCCCTGCTCGCGCTGGCCGTCATGCTCCTGCTGTGGAATTATCGGCGGCTCACCACCCGGGCCGCGGCCTGA
- the cyoE gene encoding heme o synthase yields the protein MPRPLTNGLAPASVLQPRIGLRTLPLFLELGKARLSALVLFTTIVGFVLASPDAVAWRQLAWTALGTSLAALGANALNQWLEVARDARMQRTRGRPLPSRRLTDTAALAFALTAGAVGPLLLALAVSALAALLALATLLIYVLIYTPLKVRTPLNTLVGAVVGALPPLVGWAAAAGQLEPGAWVLAGILFIWQIPHFLALAWIHREDYRRGGFRMLPVLDPDGHLTGCIVVVYILLILPLALALAFLGVAGWVYGVGSLLLGGGFLAAGVALEGCRSRGAARRVFLASVIYLPMLLGLMLIDRRSGVADRAGLAATAPQHTARAAPSPPPPKEMRSVAG from the coding sequence GTGCCGCGGCCCCTGACGAACGGACTTGCCCCTGCATCGGTCCTGCAGCCACGGATAGGGCTACGCACGCTGCCCCTCTTTCTCGAGCTGGGCAAGGCGCGCCTCAGTGCCCTCGTCCTGTTCACGACCATCGTCGGGTTCGTGCTTGCCAGTCCGGACGCGGTCGCCTGGCGGCAGCTCGCCTGGACGGCGCTCGGCACGAGCCTCGCGGCGCTGGGCGCGAACGCGCTCAACCAATGGCTCGAGGTCGCGCGCGACGCCCGCATGCAACGCACGCGCGGGCGCCCGTTGCCGTCCCGGCGACTCACGGACACGGCCGCGCTGGCTTTTGCGCTCACGGCTGGCGCCGTCGGCCCGCTGCTGCTCGCGCTCGCCGTCAGCGCGCTGGCGGCGCTGCTCGCGCTCGCCACGCTCCTGATCTACGTGCTGATCTACACGCCTCTGAAGGTCCGGACACCGTTGAACACGCTGGTGGGGGCCGTGGTCGGAGCACTGCCGCCGCTGGTGGGGTGGGCCGCGGCGGCCGGGCAGCTCGAACCGGGGGCCTGGGTGCTCGCCGGCATTTTGTTCATCTGGCAGATCCCGCACTTCCTGGCACTGGCGTGGATACATCGCGAGGATTATCGCCGCGGCGGCTTCCGCATGCTCCCCGTGCTGGACCCGGACGGGCACCTCACCGGCTGCATTGTGGTGGTGTACATTCTGCTGATTCTGCCGCTGGCGCTGGCGCTCGCCTTTCTGGGTGTGGCCGGCTGGGTGTACGGCGTGGGCTCGCTGCTGCTCGGCGGTGGGTTTCTCGCGGCCGGCGTGGCGCTGGAAGGGTGTCGGTCGCGCGGCGCCGCGCGGCGCGTCTTCCTGGCCAGCGTGATCTACCTGCCGATGTTGCTGGGGCTGATGCTCATCGACCGCCGGTCCGGGGTCGCGGACCGCGCGGGGCTGGCCGCCACTGCGCCGCAGCACACGGCGCGCGCCGCGCCATCCCCGCCGCCGCCGAAGGAGATGCGCAGTGTCGCAGGCTGA
- a CDS encoding DUF3179 domain-containing protein, with the protein MSQAEPTVTAPSARLFDLRSGGWLVLVAATLCLATVVIWAIRIARQPLRVGDGHDVASYRFDLTTCLVPRAQIVGSGLSRDGLPALTSPRVFTVAEADAYSQELRSRHQGKFLVGTERVIGVVVEGVARAYPLRILNWHEVVNDTLGGWSLAVTYNPLCDSAVVFDRRVGDETLEFGVSGLLYNSNLLLYDRRPGSRGESLWSQLQARAITGPAAERGRTLRIVAAAVVPWSAWRDRHPETTVLAPDPARLKAYKNSYKPYFGSDQLYFPVTPLPPADGPHAKTPVLAVRTTGRWHAFAVPEIVAQAGVGDVWRRTIDGLEVQFAVCADPLTVWPHDADVETIYAFWFAWHALHPDLALER; encoded by the coding sequence GTGTCGCAGGCTGAGCCGACGGTCACGGCGCCATCCGCGCGGCTGTTCGATTTGCGCAGCGGTGGCTGGCTCGTGCTGGTCGCGGCGACGTTGTGCCTGGCCACCGTGGTGATCTGGGCGATCCGCATCGCGCGGCAGCCGCTGCGCGTCGGAGACGGACACGACGTCGCCAGCTACCGCTTCGACCTCACTACCTGCCTTGTGCCGCGCGCGCAGATTGTCGGCTCGGGCCTCTCACGCGACGGTCTGCCGGCGCTGACCAGTCCGCGCGTGTTCACCGTGGCGGAGGCGGACGCGTACTCGCAGGAGCTGCGCAGCCGGCACCAGGGCAAGTTCCTGGTCGGCACCGAGCGCGTGATCGGCGTCGTCGTGGAGGGCGTTGCGCGGGCGTATCCGTTGCGCATCCTGAACTGGCACGAGGTTGTCAATGACACGCTCGGGGGGTGGTCACTCGCGGTCACATACAACCCCCTTTGCGACAGCGCCGTGGTCTTCGATCGCCGCGTCGGCGACGAGACACTTGAATTCGGCGTCAGTGGACTGCTGTACAACTCGAACCTGCTGCTCTACGACCGCCGCCCGGGCTCGCGGGGCGAGAGTCTCTGGAGTCAGCTGCAGGCCCGCGCGATCACAGGCCCGGCCGCCGAGCGGGGGCGCACCCTGCGGATTGTCGCGGCGGCAGTCGTGCCGTGGAGTGCCTGGCGGGATCGCCATCCTGAAACGACGGTGCTCGCCCCCGATCCGGCGCGGCTGAAGGCGTACAAGAACAGCTACAAGCCGTACTTCGGCTCTGACCAGTTGTACTTTCCAGTGACGCCACTGCCGCCGGCTGACGGTCCGCACGCCAAAACTCCGGTTCTGGCGGTGCGCACGACCGGCCGCTGGCACGCGTTCGCCGTGCCGGAGATCGTGGCGCAGGCCGGCGTGGGGGACGTGTGGCGGCGGACGATCGATGGACTCGAGGTACAGTTCGCCGTGTGCGCCGATCCGCTGACCGTCTGGCCGCACGACGCCGACGTCGAGACGATCTACGCTTTCTGGTTCGCTTGGCACGCGTTGCACCCGGACCTGGCCCTGGAGCGCTGA